A window of the Dongshaea marina genome harbors these coding sequences:
- the rpsH gene encoding 30S ribosomal protein S8 translates to MSMQDPIADMLTRIRNGQAANKVAVTMPASKLKLAVANVLKQEGYISDVAVAGDVKQEMTIELKYYQGEPVVEMLKRVSRPGLRIYKKHNEIPSVQGGLGVAIVSTSKGVMTDRAARKAGMGGEVICYVS, encoded by the coding sequence GGATATGCTGACCCGCATCCGTAACGGTCAGGCAGCGAACAAGGTTGCTGTGACCATGCCTGCTTCCAAGCTGAAACTAGCCGTTGCTAATGTTCTTAAGCAAGAAGGTTACATTTCAGACGTTGCTGTTGCTGGCGACGTTAAGCAGGAAATGACTATTGAGCTGAAATACTACCAGGGCGAGCCTGTAGTAGAGATGCTCAAGCGCGTGAGCCGTCCAGGCCTGCGTATTTATAAGAAGCACAACGAGATCCCATCTGTTCAGGGTGGTTTGGGCGTTGCTATCGTATCCACATCGAAAGGTGTGATGACTGACCGCGCTGCGCGTAAAGCGGGCATGGGCGGCGAAGTTATCTGCTACGTATCTTAA
- the rplF gene encoding 50S ribosomal protein L6 gives MSRVAKAPVQIPAGVEVILSGQEITIKGSNGSMNRTIHDAVVVAKEESALTFAPKEGVANANAHAGTARSLVNSMVIGVTQGFEKKLKLVGVGYRAAVKGNALNLTLGFSHPVEHKLPEGITAECPSQTEITLKGCDKQVVGQVAADIRAYRAPEPYKGKGVRYADENVRRKEAKKK, from the coding sequence ATGTCTCGTGTTGCTAAGGCACCTGTACAGATCCCTGCGGGCGTAGAAGTAATTTTGTCCGGTCAGGAAATCACCATCAAGGGTAGCAATGGTTCTATGAACCGCACTATCCACGATGCTGTTGTTGTTGCCAAAGAAGAGAGCGCTCTGACTTTTGCTCCTAAAGAGGGTGTTGCTAACGCTAACGCTCACGCGGGAACTGCGCGCTCACTGGTTAACAGCATGGTAATTGGTGTGACTCAAGGTTTTGAGAAGAAGCTGAAGCTGGTTGGTGTTGGTTATCGTGCTGCTGTTAAAGGCAATGCACTGAACCTGACCCTGGGTTTCTCTCACCCTGTTGAGCACAAGTTGCCAGAAGGTATTACCGCTGAGTGTCCAAGCCAGACAGAGATTACTCTGAAGGGTTGTGACAAGCAGGTAGTTGGTCAAGTGGCGGCGGATATTCGTGCATACCGTGCTCCTGAGCCTTACAAAGGCAAGGGTGTTCGTTACGCCGATGAAAACGTGCGTCGTAAAGAGGCTAAGAAGAAGTAA
- the rplR gene encoding 50S ribosomal protein L18: protein MDKKAARIRRATRARKKMQELGATRLVVHRTPRHTYAQIIAGDNSAVLASASTVEKAIAEQLKHTGNAEAASLIGKTIAERALEKGVEKVSFDRSGFQYHGRVAKLADAAREAGLKF from the coding sequence ATGGATAAGAAAGCAGCCCGTATCCGTCGTGCAACTCGTGCACGCAAAAAGATGCAAGAGCTGGGTGCGACTCGTCTGGTGGTTCACCGTACTCCGCGCCACACATATGCTCAGATCATCGCTGGGGACAACTCTGCTGTCCTGGCCTCTGCATCAACTGTAGAGAAAGCGATTGCTGAACAGCTCAAGCATACTGGTAACGCAGAAGCGGCGAGCCTGATCGGTAAGACTATTGCCGAGCGCGCTCTGGAGAAAGGTGTTGAAAAAGTATCTTTCGACCGTTCTGGTTTCCAATATCACGGTCGCGTAGCCAAGCTGGCTGACGCTGCGCGTGAAGCTGGTCTGAAGTTCTAA
- the rpsE gene encoding 30S ribosomal protein S5, which produces MSKIESQAGDLQEKLIAVNRVSKVVKGGRIFSFTALTVVGDGNGRVGFGYGKAKEVPAAIQKAMEKARRNMRTVELKGTTLQHPVKGRHSGSRVYMQPASDGTGIIAGGAMRAVLEVVGVHNVLAKAYGSTNPINVVRATIDALAHMKSPEQVAAKRGLSVEEIRG; this is translated from the coding sequence ATGAGCAAAATCGAATCACAAGCCGGTGACCTGCAGGAAAAGCTGATCGCAGTTAACCGTGTTTCTAAAGTTGTTAAAGGTGGTCGTATCTTCTCCTTCACTGCTCTGACAGTGGTAGGTGATGGTAACGGTCGCGTTGGGTTTGGTTACGGTAAGGCTAAAGAAGTTCCAGCTGCCATTCAAAAGGCAATGGAAAAGGCTCGCCGTAACATGCGCACTGTAGAGCTGAAAGGCACTACTCTGCAGCACCCTGTTAAAGGTCGTCATTCTGGTTCGCGTGTTTACATGCAGCCTGCATCTGACGGTACTGGTATCATCGCAGGTGGTGCAATGCGTGCGGTTCTGGAAGTTGTGGGTGTACACAACGTTCTGGCGAAGGCGTACGGCTCTACTAACCCAATCAACGTTGTTCGCGCAACCATCGACGCTCTGGCGCATATGAAGTCTCCAGAGCAGGTAGCGGCGAAGCGTGGATTGAGCGTCGAAGAGATTCGGGGGTAA
- the rpmD gene encoding 50S ribosomal protein L30 translates to MSKTVKVTQTRSAIGRLPKHKATLRGLGLRRIGHTVELEDTACVRGMINKVYYMVKVEG, encoded by the coding sequence ATGTCTAAGACTGTTAAAGTAACTCAGACTCGTAGCGCAATTGGCCGTCTGCCTAAGCACAAAGCTACTTTGCGTGGCCTGGGCTTGCGCCGCATTGGTCATACCGTTGAGCTGGAAGATACAGCTTGTGTACGCGGTATGATCAACAAGGTCTACTACATGGTTAAGGTTGAGGGGTAA
- the rplO gene encoding 50S ribosomal protein L15, translated as MRLNTLSPAAGSKPSAKRVGRGIGSGLGKTSGRGHKGQKARSGGGVRPGFEGGQMPLKQRLPKFGFTSRKAMVTAEVRLHEIAQVEGDVVDLNALKQAGLVTKNILFGKVVLSGKIERAVTVRGLRVTKGARAAIEAAGGKIEG; from the coding sequence ATGCGTTTAAATACTCTTTCTCCTGCTGCTGGCTCTAAGCCATCTGCCAAGCGTGTAGGTCGTGGTATTGGTTCTGGCCTGGGCAAGACTTCTGGTCGTGGCCACAAGGGTCAAAAAGCTCGTTCTGGCGGCGGTGTTCGTCCAGGATTTGAGGGCGGCCAGATGCCACTTAAGCAACGTCTGCCTAAGTTTGGTTTCACCTCTCGTAAGGCTATGGTAACTGCTGAAGTTCGTCTTCATGAGATTGCCCAAGTCGAAGGTGACGTTGTTGATCTGAACGCTCTGAAGCAAGCAGGTCTGGTGACTAAGAACATTCTTTTCGGTAAGGTTGTTCTTTCTGGCAAGATCGAACGTGCTGTGACCGTTCGTGGTCTGCGTGTCACTAAAGGCGCTCGCGCGGCAATTGAAGCTGCTGGCGGTAAAATCGAGGGATAG
- the secY gene encoding preprotein translocase subunit SecY, producing MAKKPGQVAKPQGGLGELKSRLLFVLIAIIVFRAGSYVPIPGIDASVLAQLFQKQQGTIVELFNMFSGGALARASIFALGIMPYISASIIIQLLTVVHPTLAELKKEGESGRRKISQYTRYGTLILGTVQALGIATGLPNMMHGLVINPGFGFYFTAVISLVTGTMFLMWLGEQVTERGVGNGISIIIFVGIVAGLPRAIGATVEQARQGELNVLIMLLLGVIVFAVTYFVVFVERGQRRIVVNYAKRQQGRRVYAAQSTHLPLKINMSGVIPAIFASSIVLFPGTIVSWFGQGTGPVKEVLQSISMNLSPGEPLYDMLYAAAIIFFSFFYTAMVFNPRETADNLKKSGAFIPGIRPGEQTSRYIDKVMTRLTLAGALYMVFVCLVPQFLMTAWNVQFYFGGTSLLIIVVVIMDFMAQVQTLMMQNQYGDVLKKANLKGYGRR from the coding sequence ATGGCTAAGAAACCAGGGCAAGTTGCAAAACCGCAAGGTGGATTGGGTGAACTGAAGAGTCGTTTACTCTTTGTTCTTATCGCGATAATTGTTTTTCGCGCCGGATCCTATGTGCCAATTCCTGGTATTGACGCCTCCGTACTAGCCCAGCTGTTCCAGAAGCAGCAAGGGACCATCGTTGAACTGTTTAACATGTTCAGTGGTGGTGCCTTGGCTCGTGCCTCTATTTTCGCGCTGGGGATCATGCCGTATATTTCGGCATCGATCATTATCCAGCTGTTGACTGTGGTTCACCCCACTCTTGCTGAACTCAAGAAGGAAGGTGAATCTGGCCGTCGTAAGATCAGTCAATATACGCGATATGGCACGCTGATTCTGGGTACTGTTCAGGCCCTTGGTATCGCAACCGGCCTACCAAACATGATGCATGGTCTGGTGATTAATCCAGGCTTTGGCTTCTACTTCACGGCTGTAATCAGTCTGGTCACAGGAACCATGTTCCTGATGTGGCTGGGTGAGCAAGTTACAGAACGCGGAGTTGGTAACGGCATCTCGATCATCATTTTTGTCGGGATTGTTGCTGGTTTGCCTCGAGCCATCGGTGCTACCGTTGAGCAGGCGCGTCAGGGCGAATTGAATGTTTTAATCATGCTGTTGCTGGGCGTGATTGTTTTTGCAGTGACCTACTTCGTCGTATTCGTCGAGCGTGGTCAAAGACGTATCGTAGTGAACTACGCGAAGCGTCAGCAGGGACGTCGTGTTTATGCAGCGCAAAGTACGCATCTGCCACTGAAGATCAATATGTCTGGGGTTATCCCGGCGATCTTCGCATCCAGCATCGTACTCTTCCCCGGAACCATAGTTTCATGGTTCGGGCAGGGTACAGGACCTGTTAAAGAGGTTCTGCAGTCTATTTCGATGAACCTGTCACCAGGTGAGCCGTTATATGACATGCTGTATGCGGCGGCGATTATCTTCTTCAGCTTCTTCTATACCGCGATGGTATTTAACCCTCGCGAGACAGCAGACAACCTGAAGAAGAGCGGAGCATTCATTCCAGGGATTCGTCCCGGGGAACAGACATCGCGTTACATCGACAAGGTAATGACCCGCCTGACACTGGCTGGTGCTCTTTACATGGTCTTTGTGTGCCTGGTGCCGCAGTTCCTAATGACTGCTTGGAACGTTCAATTTTATTTTGGTGGTACATCACTGCTGATTATCGTAGTGGTTATCATGGACTTTATGGCACAGGTTCAGACCCTGATGATGCAAAATCAGTATGGGGATGTCCTGAAAAAAGCCAATCTGAAAGGCTACGGTCGACGTTAA
- the rpmJ gene encoding 50S ribosomal protein L36 yields MKVRASVKAMCRNCKVIKRNGVVRVICSEPRHKQRQG; encoded by the coding sequence ATGAAAGTTCGTGCTTCCGTCAAGGCGATGTGTCGTAACTGTAAGGTCATCAAGCGCAACGGTGTTGTTCGTGTGATCTGCAGTGAGCCTCGCCACAAGCAACGTCAAGGCTAA
- the rpsM gene encoding 30S ribosomal protein S13 — MARIAGINIPDHKHAVIALTAIYGIGRTRAQEICAAAGVAEQAKIKELDESQLETLREQVAKFSVEGDLRREVSMNIKRLMDLGCFRGIRHRRSLPVRGQRTKTNARTRKGPRKPIKK; from the coding sequence GTGGCCCGTATCGCTGGCATTAACATTCCTGACCATAAGCACGCTGTCATCGCTTTGACCGCTATTTATGGTATCGGACGCACTCGCGCACAAGAGATCTGTGCAGCGGCAGGTGTAGCCGAACAGGCAAAGATTAAAGAGTTGGATGAATCCCAGCTGGAAACACTGCGTGAGCAGGTAGCTAAGTTTTCAGTGGAAGGTGACCTCCGTCGTGAAGTATCCATGAACATCAAGCGTTTGATGGATCTGGGTTGTTTCCGCGGCATCCGTCATCGTCGTAGCTTACCCGTTCGTGGTCAGCGTACCAAGACCAATGCGCGTACCCGTAAAGGTCCACGCAAGCCGATCAAGAAATAA
- the rpsK gene encoding 30S ribosomal protein S11, translating to MAKAPTRTRKRIKKQVSDGVAHVHASFNNTIITITDRQGNALSWATAGGSGFRGSRKSTPFAAQVAAERAGNVAKEYGLKNLEVMVKGPGPGRESSIRALNAVGFRITNITDVTPIPHNGCRPPKKRRV from the coding sequence ATGGCGAAAGCTCCGACTCGTACGCGTAAGCGTATCAAAAAGCAAGTAAGTGACGGCGTAGCCCACGTACATGCTTCTTTTAACAACACGATCATCACCATCACCGATCGTCAAGGTAATGCTCTTTCCTGGGCTACCGCTGGCGGTTCTGGTTTCCGTGGTTCTCGTAAGTCCACTCCATTTGCTGCCCAGGTCGCTGCAGAGCGCGCTGGTAACGTAGCAAAAGAGTATGGTCTGAAGAATCTGGAAGTAATGGTTAAAGGGCCAGGTCCAGGTCGTGAGTCTTCAATCCGTGCGTTGAATGCGGTTGGTTTCCGTATCACCAACATCACTGATGTGACTCCAATTCCTCACAATGGCTGTCGTCCTCCTAAGAAGCGTCGCGTTTAA
- the rpsD gene encoding 30S ribosomal protein S4, with amino-acid sequence MARYLGPKLKLSRREGTDLFLKSGVRAIDSKCKIDTAPGQHGARKPRLSDYGMQLREKQKVRRMYGVMEKQFRKYYKEAARRKGNTGEVLLQLLEGRLDNVVYRMGYGATRAEARQLVSHKAITVNGQVVNVPSFSVSADDNVSIREKAKKQTRIKAALELADQREKPTWVEVDAAKMEGVFKRVPERTDLSAEINEQLIVELYSK; translated from the coding sequence ATGGCAAGATATTTGGGGCCTAAGCTAAAGCTTAGCCGTCGCGAAGGCACAGACCTCTTCTTGAAGTCTGGTGTCCGCGCAATCGATTCAAAGTGTAAGATTGATACTGCTCCTGGTCAGCACGGTGCTCGTAAGCCTCGTCTGTCTGACTACGGTATGCAGCTGCGCGAAAAGCAGAAAGTACGTCGTATGTACGGCGTAATGGAAAAGCAATTCCGCAAGTATTACAAAGAAGCTGCCCGTCGTAAGGGTAACACCGGTGAAGTACTGCTTCAGCTGCTGGAAGGCCGCCTGGACAACGTAGTTTATCGCATGGGTTACGGTGCGACTCGCGCAGAAGCTCGTCAGCTGGTTAGCCACAAGGCTATCACTGTAAACGGTCAGGTAGTTAACGTACCTTCGTTCTCAGTGTCTGCAGATGACAATGTGAGCATCCGCGAGAAGGCTAAAAAGCAAACTCGTATTAAAGCAGCTCTTGAGTTGGCAGATCAGCGTGAGAAGCCAACATGGGTTGAGGTCGACGCGGCTAAGATGGAAGGTGTGTTCAAGCGCGTTCCTGAGCGTACTGACCTGTCTGCTGAAATTAACGAACAGTTAATCGTCGAACTTTACTCTAAGTAA
- a CDS encoding DNA-directed RNA polymerase subunit alpha — translation MQGSVTEFLKPRLVDIDHVSPTHAKVTLEPLERGFGHTLGNSLRRILLSSMPGCAITEVEIDGVLHEYSSKEGVQEDILEILLNLKGVAIKLEGKSEITLTLSKSGAGPVVAGDIAHGEDVEVVNPEHVICHLTGDDAEINMRLKVELGRGYVPAAARMHNEDEERPIGRLLLDAAYSPVNRIAFTVDSARVEQRTDLDKLIIDMETNGTLDPEEAIRRSATILAEQLDAFVELRDVSAPEEKEEKPEFDPILLRPVDDLELTVRSANCLKAEAIHYIGDLVQRTEVELLKTPNLGKKSLTEIKDVLASRGLSLGMRLENWPPASIADE, via the coding sequence ATGCAGGGTTCTGTAACAGAATTTCTCAAGCCACGGCTAGTTGATATCGATCATGTTAGCCCGACACATGCAAAAGTAACGCTGGAGCCTTTAGAGCGTGGTTTTGGTCACACTCTGGGTAACTCGTTGCGCCGCATTCTGCTTTCCTCCATGCCTGGCTGTGCAATCACCGAGGTCGAGATCGACGGTGTTCTGCACGAGTACAGCAGCAAGGAAGGCGTTCAGGAAGACATCCTTGAGATCCTTCTGAACCTGAAAGGTGTTGCTATCAAGCTGGAAGGGAAGTCTGAAATTACTCTGACGTTGAGTAAGTCTGGTGCAGGTCCTGTCGTTGCAGGTGATATCGCTCACGGCGAAGACGTAGAGGTTGTTAATCCTGAGCATGTGATCTGTCATCTGACAGGTGATGATGCAGAGATTAATATGCGTCTGAAAGTTGAGCTCGGTCGTGGCTATGTTCCTGCTGCGGCACGTATGCACAATGAAGATGAAGAGCGTCCAATCGGCCGCTTGCTGCTTGATGCTGCATACAGCCCGGTAAACCGCATCGCCTTCACGGTTGATTCGGCTCGTGTTGAACAACGCACAGACCTGGATAAGTTGATTATTGATATGGAAACGAATGGCACCCTCGACCCCGAGGAGGCGATTCGCCGTTCAGCAACTATCCTGGCTGAACAGCTTGACGCATTTGTTGAGCTGCGCGATGTGAGCGCGCCGGAAGAGAAAGAAGAGAAGCCGGAATTCGATCCGATTCTCCTGCGCCCTGTCGACGATCTAGAGTTAACAGTTCGTTCCGCTAACTGCCTGAAGGCAGAAGCGATCCATTACATTGGTGATCTGGTACAGCGTACCGAGGTTGAGTTGTTGAAGACTCCTAACCTGGGTAAGAAATCTTTGACAGAAATCAAAGACGTTCTGGCTTCCCGTGGTCTCTCTCTGGGCATGCGCCTCGAGAACTGGCCGCCGGCAAGCATTGCTGACGAATAA
- the rplQ gene encoding 50S ribosomal protein L17, protein MRHRKSGRQLNRNSSHRQAMFRNMASSLVRHEIIKTTLPKAKELRRVVEPLITLAKDDSVANRRLAFARTRDQEVVGKLFNELGPRYQERPGGYTRILKCGLRAGDSAPMAYIELVGRAVEEAADEE, encoded by the coding sequence ATGCGCCATCGTAAGAGTGGTCGTCAACTGAACCGGAACAGCAGCCACCGTCAGGCAATGTTCCGTAACATGGCCAGTTCTCTTGTTCGGCATGAGATTATCAAGACCACATTGCCGAAAGCAAAAGAGCTGCGTCGTGTAGTTGAGCCTTTAATCACCCTCGCGAAAGATGATAGCGTTGCAAACCGCCGTTTGGCTTTTGCTCGCACTCGCGATCAAGAGGTTGTTGGTAAGCTGTTCAACGAACTGGGTCCTCGCTATCAAGAGCGCCCAGGTGGTTATACTCGTATTCTGAAGTGCGGCCTGCGTGCAGGCGACAGCGCTCCAATGGCTTATATTGAGCTGGTTGGTCGTGCTGTAGAAGAAGCTGCAGACGAAGAGTAA
- a CDS encoding SulP family inorganic anion transporter, producing MFELHINKNFSVKNDILSGLTVALALVPEAVAFAFVAGVQPLVGLYAAFIVCLITSIAGGRPGMISGATGSMAVVMVALVARYGVEYLFATIVLTGILQILAGIFRLGKFIRIVPHPVMLGFVNGLAIVIFLAQLKQFSLNDVQGWLHGTLLQGSSIDLAWIHGTPLYWMLGLVVITMLIVHFLPRFTKIIPSTLAAILILSIGVYFLNIDTRTVGDVAHIKGGLPSFHIPMVPLNWHTLAVIFPFALILAAVGLIESLLTLRLIDEITETRGRSNKECIGQGLANTVAGFFSSMGGCAMIGQSMINIESGGRSRLSGITAAVCLLAFILVLSPLIEQIPVAVLVGIMFMVVLGTFEWCTFRIINKIPKSDALIIILVSLITVFTDLAMAVVIGVIVSALIFAWEHAKHVQITREPDQNESTVYSVRGALFFGSSSNFLEQFNPKNDRKDVIIDFMHARVCDHSGLEAIDTLAERYMKYDIKLHLIHLSPECKKLLTKAGDLVEVNVIEDPKYLVADDSVD from the coding sequence TCCTGTCCGGCCTGACAGTCGCATTGGCATTGGTACCAGAAGCCGTCGCCTTTGCATTTGTTGCCGGAGTTCAGCCCCTGGTGGGCCTCTATGCTGCTTTTATCGTCTGCCTGATCACCTCAATCGCGGGTGGACGCCCAGGCATGATCTCGGGAGCGACAGGCTCGATGGCGGTGGTAATGGTTGCCCTGGTCGCCCGTTATGGAGTGGAGTACCTGTTTGCAACCATAGTCCTGACCGGTATTCTACAGATCCTGGCCGGGATATTTCGTCTCGGTAAGTTTATCCGCATCGTCCCCCACCCTGTGATGCTCGGCTTTGTCAATGGTCTGGCTATCGTCATCTTCCTCGCCCAGCTCAAGCAGTTTTCACTGAATGATGTCCAGGGCTGGCTGCATGGAACCTTGCTGCAGGGCAGCTCCATCGATCTGGCCTGGATTCATGGCACACCTCTGTACTGGATGTTGGGACTTGTTGTGATCACCATGCTAATAGTCCACTTCCTGCCACGTTTCACTAAGATCATTCCTTCGACCCTGGCCGCAATCCTTATCCTGTCCATTGGGGTTTATTTTTTAAATATTGATACCCGCACCGTGGGTGATGTTGCCCACATCAAGGGAGGCTTACCCAGCTTCCACATCCCCATGGTTCCCCTGAACTGGCACACCCTGGCGGTGATCTTCCCGTTCGCTCTGATCCTGGCAGCCGTTGGCCTCATTGAATCCCTGCTGACCCTGCGCCTTATTGATGAGATCACCGAAACCCGTGGTCGCAGTAATAAAGAGTGTATCGGTCAGGGCCTTGCCAACACAGTTGCCGGCTTCTTCAGTAGCATGGGTGGTTGTGCGATGATCGGTCAGAGTATGATCAATATCGAGTCTGGCGGCCGCTCCCGCCTGTCCGGGATCACTGCCGCCGTATGTCTGCTGGCATTTATTCTGGTGCTCTCTCCCCTGATTGAGCAGATCCCGGTGGCCGTGCTGGTTGGTATCATGTTTATGGTGGTACTGGGCACCTTCGAGTGGTGTACCTTCCGGATCATCAATAAGATCCCTAAGAGTGATGCGCTGATCATCATTCTGGTATCTCTCATCACTGTCTTTACCGATCTCGCGATGGCGGTGGTGATTGGGGTCATAGTCTCGGCCCTTATCTTTGCCTGGGAGCATGCCAAGCATGTCCAGATCACCCGTGAGCCGGATCAGAATGAGTCGACCGTCTATAGCGTCCGCGGTGCTCTGTTCTTTGGCTCCAGCAGCAACTTCCTGGAGCAGTTCAACCCCAAAAACGATCGCAAAGATGTGATCATCGATTTTATGCATGCCCGGGTTTGTGATCACTCAGGACTTGAGGCGATCGATACCCTGGCTGAACGCTATATGAAGTACGATATCAAGCTGCACCTGATACACCTGAGCCCAGAGTGTAAAAAGCTGCTGACCAAGGCCGGTGACCTGGTTGAAGTGAATGTCATCGAAGATCCAAAGTACCTGGTAGCCGATGATAGTGTGGATTAA